A part of Ignavibacteriales bacterium genomic DNA contains:
- a CDS encoding NAAT family transporter, with amino-acid sequence MDKIFEFSLLAFTTLFTMINPIGVIPVYTSLTEKMNSKQARIIALKATTTALIVLLFFAFGGKFIFDLFNISINGLRIVGGILFFMSGFDMLRGKLAKIKSDGEESLEAAKDFAITPLGIPIITGPGAITVSIVYMNDARMISQKTAFVIVIFLVIGLTHLILLSARKIISFIGENGNKLFTRLMGLIVMVIAVELFFGGLKPIVQDILGN; translated from the coding sequence ATGGATAAAATATTTGAATTTTCCCTTTTAGCTTTTACAACTTTGTTTACAATGATAAACCCGATTGGTGTGATACCGGTTTATACTTCGCTGACTGAAAAAATGAATTCCAAACAAGCGCGCATTATAGCATTGAAAGCTACCACTACTGCATTAATTGTTTTACTATTTTTTGCTTTCGGCGGCAAGTTCATTTTTGATCTTTTTAATATTTCGATTAATGGATTGAGAATTGTCGGCGGTATTTTATTTTTTATGAGCGGCTTTGATATGCTGCGCGGCAAATTAGCAAAGATAAAATCTGATGGTGAAGAATCACTCGAAGCGGCAAAGGATTTTGCAATTACACCACTCGGAATTCCTATTATCACCGGTCCGGGCGCAATCACAGTTTCGATTGTGTATATGAACGATGCGCGAATGATCAGTCAGAAAACTGCTTTTGTCATTGTGATTTTTTTAGTAATAGGATTAACCCATTTAATATTATTGAGTGCGAGGAAAATTATCTCATTCATCGGGGAGAACGGCAATAAATTATTTACCCGTTTAATGGGTTTGATCGTAATGGTAATTGCCGTCGAGTTATTCTTTGGCGGATTGAAACCGATTGTCCAGGATATTTTAGGAAATTGA
- a CDS encoding amino acid decarboxylase, producing MQSNFQGDMSAEEFRKYGYQLVDWIAEYLSNIEKYPVQSRIKPNEIYQRIPFSPPPLGEGFEKIISDIDKVLMDGITHWNHPGFMAYFNSTSSGPGILAELLSASLNVNGMLWITSPAFTELEKAMMNWFRQMIGLPENYWGIIYDTASTSSMHAIASAREQIGFQFREKGMAGRNDIPRLKLYASEHAHSSIDKGALTLGIGLEGIRKIPVDDQFRMIPKKLEEAIKEDLSNGWKPFCVVATVGTTSTTSVDPVEEIAEIAEKYNLWLHIDSAYAGVSAMIPEMKWISKGWEKADSIVINPHKWLFTPSDLSVYFTRKPEMLKRAFSLSAEYLRTNQDNEVENLMDYGIQLGRRFRSLKLWFIIRYFGVDGLASRIKNHIELAKEFARWIDDNPTFERMAPVHFSTVCFRFNPAYLSDDELNELNSKLLDKINSSGKFFLSHTKLNSKFVIRLTIGSIRQERSHVEAAWELIKTTAEEILRQ from the coding sequence TTAAACCAAACGAAATTTATCAGCGTATTCCGTTTTCGCCTCCACCTCTGGGAGAAGGATTCGAAAAAATTATTAGTGATATTGATAAAGTCCTGATGGATGGAATAACTCATTGGAATCATCCGGGGTTTATGGCTTACTTTAATTCCACTTCAAGCGGGCCTGGCATTCTCGCTGAGCTTCTTAGTGCTTCATTAAATGTTAACGGAATGCTCTGGATAACTTCACCCGCCTTTACAGAACTTGAAAAAGCAATGATGAATTGGTTCAGACAAATGATCGGGCTGCCGGAAAATTATTGGGGAATAATTTATGACACTGCTTCCACAAGTTCTATGCATGCGATTGCCTCCGCTCGTGAACAGATTGGTTTTCAATTTCGCGAAAAAGGTATGGCAGGTAGAAATGATATTCCCCGACTAAAACTTTATGCTTCAGAACATGCTCATTCATCAATTGATAAGGGGGCATTAACTCTCGGAATTGGTTTAGAAGGAATCAGAAAAATTCCGGTTGATGATCAATTTAGAATGATTCCTAAAAAGCTTGAAGAAGCAATTAAAGAAGATTTGTCAAATGGCTGGAAACCGTTTTGTGTCGTTGCCACTGTTGGAACAACATCTACCACAAGCGTTGATCCCGTCGAAGAGATAGCTGAGATTGCTGAAAAATATAATTTATGGTTGCACATTGATTCTGCTTACGCAGGCGTTTCTGCAATGATTCCCGAAATGAAATGGATTTCGAAAGGGTGGGAGAAAGCCGATTCGATTGTAATCAATCCGCACAAGTGGTTGTTTACACCATCAGACCTTAGTGTTTATTTTACACGCAAACCAGAAATGCTTAAGCGTGCTTTCAGTTTGTCAGCAGAATATTTAAGGACCAATCAGGATAATGAAGTTGAAAATTTGATGGATTATGGAATTCAACTTGGTAGAAGATTTCGCTCGTTAAAACTGTGGTTCATAATTAGGTATTTCGGAGTGGATGGTTTAGCATCACGAATTAAAAACCACATTGAATTAGCAAAAGAGTTCGCTCGCTGGATAGATGATAACCCTACCTTTGAAAGAATGGCGCCCGTACATTTCTCAACGGTGTGTTTTAGATTCAATCCCGCGTATCTAAGTGATGATGAATTGAATGAGCTTAACAGCAAACTTTTGGATAAAATTAATTCTTCGGGAAAGTTCTTTTTATCCCATACAAAACTTAACAGTAAGTTTGTCATCAGATTAACAATCGGCAGCATCAGGCAGGAAAGAAGTCACGTGGAGGCAGCCTGGGAGCTAATCAAAACTACTGCAGAAGAAATATTAAGACAATAA
- a CDS encoding aminotransferase class V-fold PLP-dependent enzyme — protein sequence MPTRRKFINQFAIAGTGALMLLKFDALARANDAVLNMPPQISPSLTASDEDFWGRIQSAFEIDRSIINLNNGGVSPSPASVSNALKQYIDYSNKGPSYFMWRHLEPNIELVREKLAKTFNVDKEEVAITRNASESLENVQLGIPMNAGDEVITTTQDYPRMLTTWQQRVRRENIVIKKVSYKIPTNSFDELLTKIEKEITPRTKVIHVSHTIFLTGQIIPVKEISAIAHKHGVLLICDGAHSFNHFPYKQSDLDCDFFGTSLHKWTYAPIGTGFLYVRKELIKNIWSLFASDEKQENDIRKFEEIGTHPAANHNAIAEALAFNETIGIERKAERFRYLHSIWINRLRKYENVKFLVNIDDPNQYCGIVNVHFEGTDPVKVVNHLLDKHKIFTVAIVHDEFKGIRVTPNVYTLVSEMEIFADAMEKIARGEVKDLEE from the coding sequence ATGCCAACACGCCGCAAATTTATTAACCAATTTGCTATTGCCGGAACAGGTGCGCTAATGCTGCTAAAATTCGATGCACTCGCAAGAGCAAATGACGCTGTTCTCAATATGCCACCTCAGATCTCCCCTTCCCTTACAGCATCAGATGAGGATTTCTGGGGACGCATTCAATCTGCTTTTGAAATTGATAGATCAATTATAAACCTAAATAATGGAGGAGTATCGCCTTCACCTGCTTCGGTTAGTAATGCTTTGAAGCAATACATTGATTATTCAAACAAAGGTCCGTCTTATTTTATGTGGCGTCACCTCGAACCAAATATTGAGTTAGTTCGTGAAAAACTTGCTAAGACTTTTAACGTTGATAAGGAGGAGGTTGCTATTACCCGGAATGCAAGTGAATCACTCGAAAATGTTCAGCTCGGAATTCCAATGAATGCCGGAGATGAAGTAATTACAACAACTCAGGATTACCCTCGAATGCTTACAACCTGGCAGCAAAGAGTGCGGCGCGAAAATATTGTAATTAAAAAAGTCTCATATAAAATTCCCACAAATAGTTTTGATGAACTTCTAACTAAAATTGAAAAAGAAATTACTCCCCGAACAAAAGTTATTCACGTAAGCCATACAATCTTTTTAACTGGACAAATTATTCCTGTTAAAGAAATCAGTGCGATTGCCCACAAGCACGGCGTTTTATTAATTTGCGATGGGGCGCATTCTTTCAATCATTTTCCATACAAGCAAAGTGATTTAGACTGTGATTTCTTCGGTACAAGTCTGCACAAATGGACTTATGCCCCAATCGGAACCGGATTTCTTTATGTCAGAAAAGAGTTGATAAAAAATATCTGGTCGCTGTTTGCTTCAGATGAAAAGCAAGAAAACGACATTAGAAAATTTGAAGAGATTGGAACTCACCCCGCAGCCAATCATAATGCCATCGCTGAAGCATTAGCTTTTAACGAAACCATCGGCATTGAAAGAAAAGCAGAACGGTTTCGTTATCTTCACAGCATCTGGATTAATCGTTTAAGAAAATACGAGAATGTAAAATTCCTTGTAAATATTGATGATCCAAATCAATATTGCGGAATTGTGAATGTACATTTTGAAGGTACTGATCCGGTGAAAGTCGTAAATCATCTTTTAGATAAACACAAAATTTTTACAGTCGCCATAGTTCATGATGAGTTTAAAGGAATTCGAGTTACTCCAAACGTTTACACACTTGTTTCTGAAATGGAAATCTTTGCTGATGCAATGGAAAAAATAGCAAGGGGTGAGGTAAAAGATTTGGAAGAATAA